From the genome of Triticum aestivum cultivar Chinese Spring chromosome 3B, IWGSC CS RefSeq v2.1, whole genome shotgun sequence, one region includes:
- the LOC123065354 gene encoding uncharacterized protein — protein sequence MPEETRVPDLNQYQVECPNSTGEGSDQGIPDVNWNDEYTQPGDNVYAVDTDFFGEDVIGPSFIPDESQQPYAYNYASGSQQGLQTPPPMQESQTQEDQLEYGHGLRVPRPPNRLELSGLKGRPGGRRRLQ from the exons ATGCCCGAGGAGACTCGTGTCCCAGATTTAAACCAGTACCAGGTAGAATGTCCAAACAGTACAGGCGAGGGATCTGATCAG GGCATACCTGATGTAAATTGGAATGATGAGTACACCCAACCTGGCGACAATGTTTACGCAGTAGATACGGATTTCTTCGGAGAGgacgttattggcccatcttttATCCCCGACGAGTCACAACAACCATACGCCTACAATTACGCATCAGGTTCGCAACAAGGATTACAGACTCCACCACCTATGCAAGAGTCGCAGACACAGGAAGACCAACTGGAGTACGGTCACGGTCTTCGTGTACCTCGACCACCTAATCGCTTGGAGCTTTCCGGCCTGAAGGGAAGGCCAGGTGGCCGTCGTCGACTACAATGA